Genomic DNA from Desulfonema ishimotonii:
GTATCCTGGCTGAGAATCCGAATCCCCTCATTTTTTAAAAATGACGTCAGAAACGTGATATTTTTCTGCCCCATCCCGTTCTCCCGGGGGATCGCAGCCAGCGTGTGCGCCCCGCCGAAAATTTTGGCCACCAGGTTGCGGCGGTCTCCCCCAAGGTTCATAATCCGGTTGATCAGCAGCTCCATTGCGTTGATCCCGTAACGGGCCGCCATGTCAAACCGGCTTAAATCGGCCCGGCCCGGCATGAGAATGTGGTTCATCCCGCCAATCCGGCTGACCGGGTCAAAAAGGCAGGCCGCCACACAGGATCCCAGAAGCGTGTATATAACGCAGGGGCGGCGGCTGGCATGGAAATCACCGATAGAGATATGGACCTGTTTTCTGAGGGCCGGGGTATCGGAGGAGGAGAACGCATCCTTCAGGCGGCAGGATGACACACCGCCTCTCATGCTGAATTGGCCCGCATCACCGCTCTGGCAATGGCCTCCAGGGGAAGGGCGCTGTCAACGCCCCCCCGTTTGATCGCCTCATTGGGCATTCCGAAAACCACACAGGTGGCCTCATCCTGGGCGATGGTATACGCCCCGGCCTGCTTCATCTCCAGCATCCCCTGAGCGCCGTCATCCCCCATGCCGGTCATAATCACGCCGACCGCGTTCGGTCCGGCATACCGTGCGGCAGAACGAAACAGCACGTCCACCGAGGGCCGATGCCGACAGACCAGAGGCCCGTCTTTGACCTCAACATAATACCTTGCCCCGCTCCGCTTCAGGAGAATGTGACGGTTTCCCGGACCGATCAGTGCCCGCCCCCGGAGTACGCTGTCCCCATTCTCGGCCTCTTTGACCTCGATCTGGCAGAGGTCGTTAAGGCGCTGGGCAAAGGCACGGGTAAAATGCTCCGGCATGTGCTGGACAATCACAATGCCGCTGCTGTCCAGAGGAAGGGCTTCCAGAAAAACCCTCAGCGCCTCTGTGCCGCCGGTAGACGCCCCCACCACCGTCACCCGGTCCGTGGTCCGGATCATTGCCCGGCTGACCGGCGGCGGTATCATCGCATCGGCAGAAAGCTTTTTCTCAACCGGCCTGGGTCTCAGGGAAATCGGCCTGATACGTGCGCGAACCGCCGCCTTCACTGCGTCGCATATGGTGATCCGGGATTCCTCAAGAAATTTTTTTGCCCCCAGCCTGGGCTTGAGAATAATATCCACAGCCCCGTATTCCAAAGCTCTGAGGGTGGTATCACACCCCTTTTCCGTCAGGCTCGAACACATGACCACCGGAATCGGGTGCTGGGTCATCACCTTCCGGAGAAAGGTAATCCCGTCCATACGGGGCATCTCCACGTCCAGCGTAATGACATCCGGCACCTCCTTGTTGATTTTTCTCGCCGCTATATACGGATCAGCCGCCGTTCCGATCACCTCAATGGCCGGGTCCGACGACAGAATCTCCTTCAGGGTCTGGCGGACAACTGCGGAATCATCTACAATCAGGACTCTGATCTTCTTTCTCATCCCCTGCTCCTTTTCTTCACGCTGTTCAGCACTTCGCGCCCACTCCCGTTCGGCTGCCTGAAAGCATAACGCCTCCGCCATGACGGTACTGCCTTCAGGCACACCGGTAAAATTAATAATCATTTTTAAAATGTCATTCCCCGATTACGGCTGTGCCTTCCGTCGCTGTTCAGAGGACCGGACCATTTCCACCAGGCGGTGGGGGTCCAGAATCAGGGCCACAGAGCCGTCTGCCAGGATGGTTGACCCGGAAAAGGCCTTCACATTTTTATACACCCGGCCCAGCCCCTTGATCACGGTCTGATAATCCCCGATAATGGCGTCAACCACAAGCCCGACCCTGAAATTTCCGAGTTGCAGTAACACCACCCTCTCTTCGGCCGGCACATCGCCCGGCTCCTCAAATATCCGCCGCAGGGAAATACAGGGCAGCATTTCCCCCCGGAGATGGATCGCCCCTCCAGCTCCGATAACGACCTCATCATAGTTCATGCATTCTTCCACAGATGAGAGGGGGATCACATAGATGTTTTCCCCCACCGTCACCAGAAGCCCCTCAATGATGGCCAGCGTCAGGGGCAGCCGGAGGGTAAAAACCGTACCCTGACCGCTCTGGCTGCTGATATCGATGGTTCCCCGGAGATTTTCAATGCTGCGCCGGACCACATCCATGCCCACACCCCGCCCCGATACCCGGTCTGCCTCAGACACGGTGGAAAAACCGGGGGCGGAAATCACGGGAAAAAGCGCCTCCTCAGAGAGCGTCTGCCCCGGCGACATCAGCCCCATCTCCAGGGCCCGCCGCTGAATGCAGTCCCGGTCCAGCCCGGCCCCGTCATCTGAAATCACAATGACAACCTGGGAGCCGGAATGCCGGGCCGACAGCCGGAGCGTACCCTGGGGCGGCTTTCCGGAAGCGGTCCGGACTGCCGCCGTTTCAATGCCGTGGCTGAGACAGTTTCGGATAATATGGATCAGCGGGTCATTCAGACGCTCAATAACGGTCTTGTCCAGCTCGGTGTCACCGCCTTCCGTCACCATCCGCACCTCTTTTTCCAGTTCCCGGGACAGATCGTGGACCAGCCGCCTGAACCGGGTAAAGGCCGTGCTGACAGGCAGCATACGGATCTCCATCGTGGTATCCCGAAGTGCTGCGGAGAGCCGCTCCACCGATTCGGTGACGGTGAGCAGCTCGGCGTCATCCAGACAAAGGGCCCGCTGGGTAAGACTGGCCTGAACCGTGACCAGTTCGCCCACCAGATCCACCAAAGTATCCAGCTTATCGGCAGCCACCCGGATGCTGGAAACGGAGGAGACCTCGCGCCGTCTTTTGCGGAGATTCCGCATGTGCTGCTGTTCGGCCAGGGCCGATGAGACCGCATCCGGGTCAACGGCCTTTGATTCCACCAGGAGTTCGCCGGTTCTCTTCTGAACACGCAGCACGTCTCTCAGTGTGTCATCGGTGATATCCCCCCGCTCGATCAGAATCTCCCCGATCTTTTTATAGTCCTCCGGTGCATCGTCCAACTCGTCAGCCTCGCTGATCAGATCAACCGTCAGCTGGCTGTTATCCTCAACGAAAATAAAGACATCTCTGATGGTGTTGAGGCCCCGGTCCGTCGTCAGAATAACATGCCAGTGGATATAACATGTTTCGGGATCCATTTCTCTCAGAGGCGGAACCTTGTGAATATGAGGCGTTACCCGGCACTCCCCCATCTCCCGGAGTTCATCAAGCAGCAGAATCGGGTTCGTTCCGTTTGCAAAAATATCAGACGCCGGGCGGAACCGGATCCGGTAAGTCCGCAACACTGCGTCCGAACTGTCCTCCGGGAGTGCTGTCGGATGCGCCGCAGGCATCATGGCCCGGAAAGCCGTGACAATTGCGCCGGTTTCTTCTGAATCGGTCTCGTCCGAGTCCGCCATCTGCCGGATCTGGTCACAGGCCAGAAGCGTCAGGCTGATCAGTTCCCGGCTCACCGGAATCTCACCGGATCTCACCAGATCCAGCACCGCCTCAACCTCATGGGTAAAGGCCGCGATCTCTTCAAACCCGAACATGGCCCCCGACCCCTTGATCGTATGCACGGCACGGAAGATGCGCCCGATCAGCCCGCTCTTGTCCGGGGCCTCCTCCAGCTCAAGCAGCGCGGCCTCAAGGTCGGCAAGCCACTCTTCAGCCTCCTCCTTATACGCCCTTTTAAACCGATCTGTCTCTTTTTTCATCTTTATCCCAAAACTTTTTTTATCACCGCCAAAAGCTGTTCCGGCCTGAACGGCTTCACGATCCATCCGGTTGCGCCGGCCGCTTTTCCCTCCTGCTTTTTCACCGCCTGAGATTCGGTCGTCAGCATGACAATGGGCATAAACCGGTACCGGGATTCCTGCCGGACCTTCCGTATCAGCTCAATGCCGTCCATATTCGGCATGTTCAGATCCGTCACCAGCATGTGAACCGTCCCGCTCCGAAGCTTGGCCAGCGCCTCTTTGCCGTCGGCGGCCTCGATCACCTCATAGCCTGCCTGCTCCAGGGTAAAGGATACCATCTGCCGGATGCTGGCCGAATCGTCCGCCGTCATAATCACTTTCGCCATTTATACCTCCTCTTTCCGCCCCGATATCTCATCAGCAGAAAGGCCGGCGGCCCGCAATGCATCCGACACCGGCCCGGACATGTTTTCAGTGACAAAAAGCTTCCCCTCTGAATCGGCTGTCACACGGGCGGCACATAAAAGCTGAAGGCCGGCAGTATCACATTCTGTTACCGCACTCAGGTCGAGAATCAGTCCGTCATGCTGATCAAAGCATGACACAAAGAGATCGCGAAGATCTGCGGCCTCATAAACGGACATCGCCCCTTCAACACTGACCCGCGCACAACCATCCTTTTCCTGTTTTGTGAATGTCATATATTTCCTCTACGGAGCGTTCGGTGCCCCCTGTGCATCTGTCACGGCGATCTTCTCCGAACCGCCGTGATCTGTCAGAACAATTCCACATTATTCCCCAGGTCATCCCCCGCCGGCCCGGAAATCTCAGACGGTTCCGACCGGTCAGGCCGTCCTTCGGCCTCAGCCACATCCGGCTCCCCGCTGCCGACGTGCTGTTCGTGGAGCTGCCGCTCACTGTCCATCGTGTACCGGAAGGCCACCTGACGAAACACTTCCGGGACATCCTCCTCCCTGTCATCTGCGTCCGGCGTCCCTGCCATCGCCTCGATCCGGCCAACATATTGCGCCAGTTCTTCGCCCAGTTCCGTTAAAAACCCGAGTTCAGCCCCGGTTTCCAGAATATCCGTCTGCAGGGTCTGAGACCGGGTCAGAGCGGTGGCGGAATCTTCCTGCAATGCGGTATAATGCGACAGGATCGCCTGAATACCGTCCTCAATGGCCGTAATGTTCTCCGCCCCGTGGTCCGATAACCGGTCTGGCTCTGCGGACACGGATGTGAGTGACTCCAGTATGGCCAGTACATCCGACACAAATCCGCCGGACTCTCCGGACAATTTGCTCACCTCCTGGGCGAGAATTTCAAGGGTACGCCCCTTTTCCTGCAAACGGGCCGACTTGACAATGGCATTGAGCGCCTTGAGGTGAAGCTCCAAGCTGATATCCCGAACCTGATCAATGTGCCGGGACAGCTGGGCCACAGTCCCGGCCACCTGCCCGGACGTCGCCCGGATGTGTGCTTCCAGTTCGTGGCCCCGGCTGAGCAGCTCCCC
This window encodes:
- a CDS encoding chemotaxis protein CheA, which gives rise to MKKETDRFKRAYKEEAEEWLADLEAALLELEEAPDKSGLIGRIFRAVHTIKGSGAMFGFEEIAAFTHEVEAVLDLVRSGEIPVSRELISLTLLACDQIRQMADSDETDSEETGAIVTAFRAMMPAAHPTALPEDSSDAVLRTYRIRFRPASDIFANGTNPILLLDELREMGECRVTPHIHKVPPLREMDPETCYIHWHVILTTDRGLNTIRDVFIFVEDNSQLTVDLISEADELDDAPEDYKKIGEILIERGDITDDTLRDVLRVQKRTGELLVESKAVDPDAVSSALAEQQHMRNLRKRRREVSSVSSIRVAADKLDTLVDLVGELVTVQASLTQRALCLDDAELLTVTESVERLSAALRDTTMEIRMLPVSTAFTRFRRLVHDLSRELEKEVRMVTEGGDTELDKTVIERLNDPLIHIIRNCLSHGIETAAVRTASGKPPQGTLRLSARHSGSQVVIVISDDGAGLDRDCIQRRALEMGLMSPGQTLSEEALFPVISAPGFSTVSEADRVSGRGVGMDVVRRSIENLRGTIDISSQSGQGTVFTLRLPLTLAIIEGLLVTVGENIYVIPLSSVEECMNYDEVVIGAGGAIHLRGEMLPCISLRRIFEEPGDVPAEERVVLLQLGNFRVGLVVDAIIGDYQTVIKGLGRVYKNVKAFSGSTILADGSVALILDPHRLVEMVRSSEQRRKAQP
- a CDS encoding response regulator; translation: MAKVIMTADDSASIRQMVSFTLEQAGYEVIEAADGKEALAKLRSGTVHMLVTDLNMPNMDGIELIRKVRQESRYRFMPIVMLTTESQAVKKQEGKAAGATGWIVKPFRPEQLLAVIKKVLG
- a CDS encoding chemotaxis protein CheD produces the protein MSSCRLKDAFSSSDTPALRKQVHISIGDFHASRRPCVIYTLLGSCVAACLFDPVSRIGGMNHILMPGRADLSRFDMAARYGINAMELLINRIMNLGGDRRNLVAKIFGGAHTLAAIPRENGMGQKNITFLTSFLKNEGIRILSQDTGGTRSRKIFFHTDIGDVFLRRGRVVNHSPLIRTERVMCEQVKTEIGKPGDVTFFNNAGE
- a CDS encoding protein-glutamate methylesterase/protein-glutamine glutaminase, producing the protein MIINFTGVPEGSTVMAEALCFQAAEREWARSAEQREEKEQGMRKKIRVLIVDDSAVVRQTLKEILSSDPAIEVIGTAADPYIAARKINKEVPDVITLDVEMPRMDGITFLRKVMTQHPIPVVMCSSLTEKGCDTTLRALEYGAVDIILKPRLGAKKFLEESRITICDAVKAAVRARIRPISLRPRPVEKKLSADAMIPPPVSRAMIRTTDRVTVVGASTGGTEALRVFLEALPLDSSGIVIVQHMPEHFTRAFAQRLNDLCQIEVKEAENGDSVLRGRALIGPGNRHILLKRSGARYYVEVKDGPLVCRHRPSVDVLFRSAARYAGPNAVGVIMTGMGDDGAQGMLEMKQAGAYTIAQDEATCVVFGMPNEAIKRGGVDSALPLEAIARAVMRANSA
- a CDS encoding STAS domain-containing protein produces the protein MTFTKQEKDGCARVSVEGAMSVYEAADLRDLFVSCFDQHDGLILDLSAVTECDTAGLQLLCAARVTADSEGKLFVTENMSGPVSDALRAAGLSADEISGRKEEV